One genomic segment of Salinigranum rubrum includes these proteins:
- a CDS encoding TrmB family transcriptional regulator, which yields MKERPSQQRAVELLQQLGFKEYEAKCFVALSRLPKETAKTISQASDVPRTRVYDAIRVLEAKGLVETQHTNPQQFRAAPISEAVALLRQEYESRAQELTSVLENLDSLPLDREEEITHEVWSLSGATAIESRTNELIESADEEVVLVVGRAEAFTDNLAAQLNAAAAEGTNVVVGAVTDQLRDEMREKLSGVEVFTSGLEWLESVPNDSDDTTTISRLLLVDRRTILISSSHSTANDTVTESAVFGRGFDNGVVVITRRLMATGLNQNRDHGKSS from the coding sequence ATGAAAGAACGACCTAGTCAACAGCGGGCCGTAGAGTTGCTTCAACAGTTAGGATTCAAAGAGTACGAGGCGAAGTGTTTCGTCGCGCTGTCACGGCTCCCGAAGGAGACAGCGAAGACCATAAGCCAGGCGTCGGACGTGCCACGGACCCGGGTGTACGACGCTATTCGGGTGCTGGAGGCGAAAGGCCTCGTCGAGACGCAGCACACGAACCCCCAGCAGTTCCGCGCAGCACCCATAAGCGAGGCAGTCGCACTCCTCCGACAGGAGTACGAGTCGCGAGCCCAGGAGTTGACGAGCGTGCTCGAAAACCTCGACTCGCTCCCGCTGGACAGGGAAGAAGAAATCACCCACGAGGTGTGGTCTCTCTCCGGGGCGACGGCCATCGAGAGCCGGACGAACGAACTCATCGAATCGGCCGACGAGGAGGTCGTCCTGGTCGTCGGTCGAGCGGAAGCGTTCACCGACAACCTCGCGGCGCAGTTGAACGCGGCGGCGGCTGAGGGTACTAACGTCGTCGTGGGGGCCGTGACGGATCAACTTCGGGACGAGATGCGAGAGAAACTGTCGGGGGTCGAGGTGTTCACCTCCGGGCTGGAGTGGCTCGAAAGCGTCCCCAACGACTCCGACGACACCACGACCATCAGCCGACTGTTGCTGGTGGACCGACGGACGATTCTGATCAGTTCGAGTCACAGTACGGCCAACGACACCGTGACGGAAAGTGCGGTGTTCGGACGCGGGTTCGACAACGGAGTCGTGGTCATCACCCGTCGGCTGATGGCGACCGGACTGAACCAGAACCGCGACCACGGGAAGTCCTCGTGA
- a CDS encoding nucleotide-binding protein: MVEAFAVASGKGGTGKTTSTLALGMALAETYDVTVVDADTGMANLLFHAGLDDVDVTLHDLLVEETATGVEEATYERFGMRVVPCGTSLAAFERAEPALLREVVADLAADADVLLLDSPAALDSKSAILPIVLADRVVVVLQPTIPALSDGIKAQEYARTYGAETAGVIFNRVRDDEETETIARQAERYFGGETLAMVPESDLVRAARRAGEPLLAHAPDSAAAAAYREAARRLDVRPGSSEDVADRFRSAVIPERL, encoded by the coding sequence ATGGTAGAGGCATTCGCCGTCGCCAGCGGGAAGGGGGGAACCGGCAAGACGACGAGCACCCTCGCCCTGGGGATGGCGCTCGCGGAGACGTACGACGTCACCGTGGTCGATGCCGACACGGGGATGGCGAACCTGCTCTTCCACGCCGGCCTCGACGACGTCGACGTCACCCTCCACGACCTCCTCGTCGAGGAGACGGCCACGGGGGTCGAGGAGGCGACCTACGAACGCTTCGGGATGCGGGTCGTTCCGTGTGGGACGAGCCTCGCGGCGTTCGAGCGCGCCGAACCCGCCCTTCTCAGGGAGGTCGTCGCCGACCTCGCGGCCGACGCCGACGTGCTCCTCTTGGACTCGCCGGCCGCGCTCGACTCGAAGTCGGCCATCCTCCCTATCGTCCTCGCCGACCGGGTCGTCGTCGTCCTCCAGCCGACCATTCCGGCGCTCTCGGACGGCATCAAGGCTCAGGAGTACGCTCGGACCTACGGCGCGGAGACCGCGGGCGTGATCTTCAACCGGGTCCGCGACGACGAGGAGACCGAGACCATCGCCCGGCAGGCCGAGCGGTACTTCGGCGGCGAGACGCTCGCGATGGTGCCCGAGAGCGACCTCGTTCGCGCGGCCCGCCGCGCGGGCGAACCCCTCCTGGCACACGCGCCCGACTCGGCGGCCGCGGCGGCGTACCGGGAGGCGGCACGCCGACTCGACGTCCGCCCGGGCAGCAGCGAAGACGTCGCCGACCGCTTCCGGAGCGCCGTCATCCCCGAGCGACTATGA
- a CDS encoding UbiA family prenyltransferase: MSTWVTTHATRAGRASVYSSAYITLIAMTEVVIATVLLSLPLTLAPVVVGLVTFAVYTGDRLADADDDEVSNPRQAAFVRRHGDVLYVLVAASYALAVTLSLLGGPVAFGITLLPGAFWVLYASDWVPDVGLRVSRLKQVLVVNSAVVALAWAVTLTFMPLAFADAPVTSVTAVVFTYFFLRSFVDTEIPNVRDVEADRRTDVATLPVVLGVSGTRRALYGVDLGTLALVGYATVAGVLSLPLSTALVAGLFYSFGIVSFVGRFEDEKLLARLPECEYVFVAVTLLPFVFTG; the protein is encoded by the coding sequence TTGAGTACGTGGGTTACGACCCACGCCACCCGCGCCGGGCGCGCGTCGGTGTACAGTTCGGCGTACATCACGCTCATCGCGATGACCGAAGTCGTCATCGCAACGGTGTTGCTGTCGCTTCCGCTGACGCTCGCCCCGGTCGTGGTCGGACTCGTCACCTTCGCGGTGTACACGGGGGACCGACTCGCCGACGCGGACGACGACGAGGTGTCGAACCCGCGGCAGGCCGCCTTCGTGCGCCGGCACGGTGACGTGCTGTACGTGCTGGTCGCCGCGTCGTACGCCCTCGCGGTCACCCTCTCGCTGCTCGGCGGCCCGGTCGCGTTCGGCATCACGCTGTTGCCGGGCGCCTTCTGGGTGCTCTACGCCTCCGACTGGGTTCCCGACGTGGGCCTGCGCGTCAGCCGGCTGAAGCAGGTGCTCGTCGTCAACTCCGCCGTCGTCGCCCTCGCGTGGGCGGTGACGCTGACGTTCATGCCGCTCGCCTTCGCCGACGCCCCGGTGACGTCGGTGACGGCAGTCGTCTTCACCTACTTCTTCCTCCGGTCGTTCGTCGACACGGAGATTCCGAACGTGCGCGACGTCGAGGCGGACCGGCGAACGGACGTCGCGACGTTACCCGTCGTCCTCGGCGTGTCCGGGACGCGGCGCGCGCTGTACGGGGTCGACCTCGGCACGCTCGCGCTCGTCGGCTACGCGACCGTTGCGGGGGTGCTGTCGCTTCCGCTGTCGACCGCACTCGTCGCTGGGCTGTTCTACTCGTTCGGCATCGTCTCGTTCGTCGGCCGGTTCGAAGACGAGAAGCTGCTGGCGAGGCTCCCCGAGTGCGAGTACGTGTTCGTCGCGGTGACGCTGCTCCCGTTCGTGTTCACGGGCTGA
- the mobA gene encoding molybdenum cofactor guanylyltransferase, with the protein MRSGVIVAGGRSTRFGDRDKAVADLAGMPMIRRVADRVARACDRLVVNCRADQRDAIDAALAGADPTFAVDADPDRGPVAGIRTGLRAVETEYAAVVACDMPFVDPDFLAYLFERAAGHDAAVPRPGEFDEPLQAVYRATAMADACDDALAASEGREPRVLTPIETLDRVVVRGDEVFAHAASDTFENLNTESEFRAANERLRGQE; encoded by the coding sequence ATGCGCAGTGGAGTCATCGTCGCCGGCGGTCGGTCGACGCGCTTCGGCGACCGCGACAAGGCCGTCGCCGACCTCGCCGGGATGCCGATGATTCGTCGCGTCGCCGACCGGGTCGCACGCGCCTGCGACCGACTCGTCGTCAACTGCCGAGCCGACCAGCGCGACGCCATCGACGCCGCGCTCGCAGGGGCCGACCCGACGTTCGCCGTCGACGCCGACCCCGACCGGGGCCCGGTCGCCGGCATCCGGACGGGCCTCCGCGCGGTCGAGACCGAGTACGCCGCCGTCGTCGCCTGCGACATGCCGTTCGTCGACCCCGACTTCCTCGCGTACCTCTTCGAGCGGGCGGCGGGTCACGACGCGGCGGTTCCGCGTCCGGGCGAGTTCGACGAACCGCTGCAGGCGGTGTACCGAGCCACGGCGATGGCCGACGCCTGTGACGACGCACTCGCCGCGAGCGAGGGACGCGAACCGCGGGTCCTCACGCCCATCGAGACGCTGGACCGCGTCGTCGTCCGGGGAGACGAGGTGTTCGCACACGCCGCGAGCGACACCTTCGAGAACCTCAACACCGAGTCGGAGTTCCGCGCGGCGAACGAGCGACTCCGGGGCCAGGAGTAA
- the yqeC gene encoding selenium cofactor biosynthesis protein YqeC: protein MSLASVLAADDGQCVAAVGAGGKKTTLYRLGRLLDYAVVTATVRIPIFDEHVGDVVVTADPVSTLRARSDDGDVWPLGLVPEREREDRYRGYAPHTVDGIVSAHDGPVLVKADGARNRLLKAPDGREPQFPSRVDTVLPLVSARVVGKPLSDEWVHQPELVSDLAGVALGDDIDAAAVARVLASPAGGLKGVPDGAAVVAVVNMVDDDALRAVGGNIAAEALSLTDRLDRVVLTQLVAPDPVVEVFA from the coding sequence ATGTCTCTCGCCTCGGTCCTCGCCGCGGACGACGGACAGTGTGTCGCGGCGGTCGGCGCCGGCGGCAAGAAGACGACGCTCTACCGCCTCGGTCGGCTTCTCGACTATGCCGTCGTGACGGCCACGGTTCGGATTCCGATCTTCGACGAACACGTCGGGGACGTCGTCGTCACTGCCGACCCCGTCTCGACGCTCCGCGCGCGTTCCGACGACGGGGACGTGTGGCCGCTCGGTCTCGTCCCCGAGCGCGAACGCGAGGACCGCTACCGCGGCTACGCTCCCCACACGGTCGACGGCATCGTGTCCGCCCACGACGGTCCCGTGCTGGTGAAAGCCGACGGCGCCCGGAACCGATTGCTCAAGGCGCCCGACGGACGCGAACCGCAGTTCCCCTCCCGCGTCGACACGGTTCTCCCGCTCGTCAGCGCGCGGGTCGTCGGCAAGCCCCTGTCCGACGAGTGGGTCCACCAGCCCGAACTGGTCTCCGACCTCGCGGGCGTGGCCCTCGGCGACGACATCGACGCCGCGGCCGTCGCGCGCGTCCTCGCCAGCCCCGCGGGTGGACTGAAGGGTGTCCCCGACGGCGCGGCCGTCGTCGCCGTGGTGAACATGGTCGACGACGACGCGCTTCGGGCCGTCGGCGGGAACATCGCCGCCGAGGCGCTCTCGCTCACCGACCGTCTCGACCGGGTCGTCCTCACCCAGCTAGTCGCCCCCGACCCCGTCGTCGAGGTGTTCGCGTGA
- a CDS encoding Lrp/AsnC family transcriptional regulator produces the protein MARELDEVDRGILYLLQREARSTTAQEISDTVGVSPSTVRNRIDQLEADGIIEGYHPEIDYEAASLPLRVLFICTAPAKRRTELAKEAMEVQGVIDMREMMTGRRNIHIEVVGTSTSDITRITDAIHALGLEIESSELVRQRQAQPFNHFHFSGADTGEEAEDSS, from the coding sequence ATGGCCCGCGAATTGGACGAGGTGGACAGGGGCATCCTGTATCTCCTGCAGCGTGAGGCCCGGAGCACGACGGCACAGGAGATCTCGGACACCGTCGGGGTGTCACCGAGCACCGTGCGGAACCGGATCGACCAACTCGAGGCGGACGGCATCATCGAGGGCTACCATCCCGAGATCGACTACGAGGCGGCGAGTCTCCCCCTTCGAGTCCTCTTCATCTGTACGGCCCCCGCCAAGAGGCGGACCGAACTCGCCAAGGAGGCGATGGAGGTGCAAGGCGTCATCGACATGCGGGAGATGATGACCGGCCGACGAAACATCCACATCGAGGTCGTCGGGACGAGCACGAGCGACATCACCCGTATCACCGACGCGATTCACGCGCTGGGGCTCGAAATCGAGAGTTCGGAACTCGTCAGACAGCGGCAGGCACAGCCGTTCAACCACTTCCACTTCAGCGGGGCCGACACTGGGGAGGAAGCCGAGGACTCGTCGTAG
- a CDS encoding alkaline phosphatase D family protein: MAGEARPDVTYAALDLASAADCTFDAARRPRETFPQSVASGGPTPTGVVLWTRIAPAAVVESEPLAVEVATDDDFEERVVQGLVPAERVGPEYDYTVRVDLDEGLAPDTAYAYRFVYRDVASPVGRCRTLPVPDATPDSIRLAVVSCQDFENGYYGAFDHVADEEVDFLLHLGDLIYESADRLYTGLGSRKYPGREMTLPSGEDRAWSLADFRHIYRRYRSDRFFQRALERHTVVAGWDDHGVANNRYWDYQVNAPAAPGHPRGDDPAFMRDLTRAGIRAWYEYLPARISYDPDTEHIHDSFRLYRAVRFGDLAELTLTDQRLFRSRPGGRYLFGVNVDLRRDPDPTRTMLGDEQLAWFTDRIEGSEATWFAWANAVLSLPLRVGVGPLSIYPNGDSWDGYAAERDEVYGALAAARDTGVVTLTGDMHSSLAGYQQTAYPELGDGGEPTRVGVEFMTPAVTSVNVAEAVGVSGTVLDPPTRRLLSRAVRSMNPHIPAFDSHHWGYSVVEFTPETCTFTTYAVDKHADAPGSKRELVRFAVPADRYEIRVS, from the coding sequence ATGGCGGGCGAGGCACGCCCGGACGTGACATACGCGGCGCTCGACCTCGCCAGCGCGGCCGACTGCACGTTCGACGCCGCCCGTCGCCCACGCGAGACGTTCCCCCAGTCGGTCGCCAGCGGCGGCCCGACGCCCACGGGCGTGGTGCTCTGGACGCGCATCGCGCCGGCGGCCGTCGTCGAGAGCGAACCGCTCGCCGTCGAGGTTGCGACGGACGACGACTTCGAAGAGCGCGTGGTGCAGGGGCTCGTCCCCGCCGAGCGCGTCGGCCCCGAGTACGACTACACCGTGCGCGTCGACCTCGACGAGGGGCTCGCGCCCGATACAGCCTACGCGTACCGGTTCGTCTACCGAGACGTCGCCTCGCCGGTGGGTCGGTGTCGGACCCTCCCCGTTCCGGACGCGACGCCCGACTCCATCCGACTGGCCGTGGTGTCGTGTCAGGACTTCGAGAACGGCTACTACGGCGCGTTCGACCACGTCGCCGACGAGGAGGTGGACTTCCTCCTCCACCTCGGCGACCTCATCTACGAGTCCGCGGACCGACTGTACACCGGGCTCGGGAGCCGAAAATACCCCGGCCGCGAGATGACGCTCCCCAGCGGCGAGGACCGCGCGTGGTCGCTCGCGGACTTCCGGCACATCTACCGGCGGTACCGGAGCGACCGCTTCTTCCAGCGGGCGCTCGAACGCCACACCGTCGTCGCCGGCTGGGACGACCACGGCGTCGCCAACAACCGCTACTGGGACTACCAGGTGAACGCGCCGGCCGCCCCGGGCCACCCCCGTGGCGACGACCCCGCGTTCATGCGCGACCTGACACGGGCCGGCATCCGCGCGTGGTACGAGTACCTCCCCGCGCGGATCAGCTACGACCCCGACACCGAACACATCCACGACTCCTTTCGGCTGTACCGCGCCGTCCGGTTCGGTGACCTCGCAGAGCTCACCCTGACCGACCAGCGCCTCTTCCGGAGTCGACCCGGGGGGCGGTACCTCTTCGGCGTCAACGTCGACCTGCGACGGGACCCCGACCCGACCCGGACGATGCTCGGCGACGAACAGTTGGCGTGGTTCACCGACCGTATCGAGGGGTCCGAGGCGACCTGGTTCGCGTGGGCCAACGCCGTCCTCTCGCTCCCCCTCCGGGTCGGGGTGGGACCGCTCTCTATCTACCCGAACGGGGACTCGTGGGACGGCTACGCCGCCGAGCGCGACGAGGTGTACGGGGCGCTCGCGGCGGCCCGGGACACGGGCGTGGTGACGCTGACGGGCGACATGCACTCGTCGCTGGCGGGCTACCAGCAGACCGCCTACCCCGAACTCGGAGACGGGGGCGAACCGACCCGGGTGGGCGTCGAGTTCATGACGCCCGCGGTCACGAGCGTCAACGTCGCCGAGGCGGTCGGCGTGAGCGGGACGGTTCTCGACCCGCCGACGCGCCGACTGCTCTCGCGGGCCGTCCGGTCGATGAACCCCCACATCCCCGCGTTCGACAGCCACCACTGGGGCTACTCCGTCGTCGAGTTCACCCCGGAGACGTGTACGTTCACGACCTACGCGGTCGACAAGCACGCCGACGCCCCGGGGTCGAAACGGGAACTGGTCCGGTTCGCGGTGCCGGCCGACCGCTACGAGATTCGGGTCTCTTGA
- a CDS encoding methyl-accepting chemotaxis protein, whose amino-acid sequence MRFTPHVSMLSTMGQRDTTDDRNDRPNTEGTAEAAAIADERTAALEAYQREVLDDLQRKVTRLADGDLTVTADVPKPPADYPELQTAYEEFNQLSTNLTRATTNIRAVVDEATDVSDDLADTSQEVSASTEEVTSAVESIESSTAEVASGSERLATQTQTASQNVDDLSASIQQITASTQEIRARSEEATALVEGGTDDTRRALDRIRAATQASRDVAQEMDALEERMTEVNNIVDLIVSIADQTNLLALNANIEAARAGDAGEGFGVVADEVKSLARESQDSADDIADIITELQTQSEEVVGSIRSANTEVEEGADAVEDVVSTLTEIRERVEQTDRGVGEISDAVETQAHNTERVSTVVEESSALAEEMSASVQQVSASVDEQATAMEQISDTALRLSSRGECLHELVDAFRVEEDESAALDELTDDLDELSA is encoded by the coding sequence ATGAGATTCACGCCACACGTCTCGATGCTCTCGACGATGGGGCAGCGGGACACGACGGACGACAGGAACGACCGGCCGAACACGGAGGGGACGGCCGAGGCAGCAGCCATAGCGGACGAGCGCACGGCGGCGCTCGAAGCGTACCAGCGGGAGGTGCTCGACGACCTTCAGCGCAAGGTCACCCGCCTCGCCGACGGCGACCTCACGGTCACGGCCGACGTCCCTAAGCCGCCGGCCGACTACCCGGAACTCCAGACGGCCTACGAGGAGTTCAACCAACTCTCGACGAACCTCACCCGCGCGACGACGAACATCCGCGCGGTCGTCGACGAGGCGACGGACGTCTCCGACGACCTCGCCGACACCAGCCAGGAGGTCAGCGCCTCGACCGAGGAAGTGACTTCGGCAGTCGAGTCGATCGAGTCGTCGACCGCGGAGGTGGCCAGCGGCTCCGAACGACTGGCCACACAGACGCAGACGGCGAGTCAGAACGTCGACGACCTCTCCGCGTCGATTCAGCAGATAACCGCCTCGACGCAGGAGATTCGCGCACGCTCGGAGGAGGCGACGGCGCTCGTCGAGGGCGGCACCGACGACACCCGGCGCGCGCTCGACCGGATCCGCGCGGCGACGCAGGCCTCCCGTGACGTCGCCCAGGAGATGGACGCCCTGGAGGAGCGGATGACCGAGGTCAACAACATCGTCGACCTCATCGTCTCCATCGCGGACCAGACGAACCTGCTGGCGCTCAACGCCAACATCGAGGCCGCCCGCGCGGGCGACGCGGGCGAGGGGTTCGGCGTCGTCGCCGACGAGGTGAAGTCGCTCGCGCGCGAATCACAGGACTCCGCCGACGACATCGCGGACATCATCACGGAACTACAGACCCAGTCGGAGGAGGTCGTCGGGAGCATCCGGAGCGCCAACACCGAGGTCGAAGAGGGTGCCGACGCGGTCGAGGACGTCGTCTCGACGCTCACCGAGATCCGCGAGCGGGTCGAACAGACCGACCGCGGCGTCGGGGAGATATCCGACGCGGTCGAGACGCAGGCGCACAACACCGAGCGGGTCTCGACCGTCGTCGAGGAGTCGTCGGCGCTCGCCGAGGAGATGAGCGCCTCGGTCCAGCAGGTGTCGGCCAGCGTCGACGAGCAGGCGACGGCGATGGAACAGATTTCGGACACTGCGCTCCGACTGAGTTCGCGCGGCGAGTGTCTCCACGAACTGGTCGACGCGTTCCGCGTCGAGGAAGACGAGTCCGCCGCGCTCGACGAACTGACCGACGACCTCGACGAGCTTTCGGCCTGA
- a CDS encoding cobyric acid synthase, giving the protein MPTLLVAGTASHVGKSTVAAGLCRLLADRGVDVVPFKAQNMSTNARAVPRATGDGFGEIGISQYVQARAARVSPTTDHNPVLLKPQGGGESQLLLHGRVAASVAAGHYYDDHWHRAREAAATAHARLAAAHDLVVAEGAGSIAEINLHHRDLANVETPRFARETDSVAIVLVADIERGGVFASIVGTLELVPDDLRELIRGVVITKFRGDASLLDSGIEAVESRTGVPVLGVLPHDDPGLPEEDSVAVPRSGTVRGVDESDGADADDDGVLVVVPRLPHIANYTDLGPLESLPGVRVAYRALDAPLDDADAVVIPGTKNSVDDLLALHAHDFGARLAVFSGPVVGLCGGYQLLGERLTNAAVEGTGDDRVVEGLGLLPVETRFSDEKRVVETSLRLDATEGPLAGVSDVVTGYEIHQGRTRATDAVETPFAPLDGEPTAALGASRRRVVGTYLHGLFENRSVRESFINPLFEAKGSEWVGEGDAVGTAYDRAARLVSGMNVDAVVDAVGLDVAVDDADRGRRRG; this is encoded by the coding sequence ATGCCGACGCTCCTGGTCGCCGGCACCGCGAGCCACGTGGGGAAGTCGACCGTCGCGGCCGGTCTCTGTCGACTCCTCGCCGACCGCGGCGTCGACGTCGTCCCGTTCAAGGCGCAGAACATGAGCACGAACGCCCGCGCCGTCCCGCGTGCGACGGGCGACGGCTTCGGCGAAATCGGTATCTCCCAGTACGTCCAGGCCCGGGCCGCCCGCGTCTCCCCCACCACCGACCACAACCCCGTCCTCCTCAAGCCGCAGGGTGGCGGCGAGTCGCAGTTGCTCCTCCACGGCCGTGTCGCCGCGAGCGTCGCGGCCGGGCACTACTACGACGACCACTGGCACCGTGCCCGCGAGGCCGCCGCCACCGCCCACGCGCGACTCGCGGCGGCTCACGACCTCGTCGTCGCCGAGGGCGCCGGCTCTATCGCCGAGATCAACCTCCACCACCGCGACCTCGCCAACGTCGAGACGCCGCGGTTCGCCCGCGAGACGGACTCGGTGGCGATCGTCCTCGTCGCCGACATCGAACGCGGCGGGGTCTTCGCGTCCATCGTCGGCACGCTCGAACTCGTCCCCGACGACCTCCGGGAACTGATTCGTGGCGTCGTCATCACGAAGTTCCGCGGGGACGCCTCGCTGCTCGACTCCGGCATCGAAGCGGTGGAGTCCCGCACCGGTGTGCCCGTCCTCGGGGTCCTCCCGCACGACGACCCCGGCCTCCCCGAAGAGGACAGCGTCGCCGTTCCCCGTTCGGGGACCGTCCGAGGGGTCGACGAGAGCGACGGTGCGGACGCGGACGACGACGGCGTGCTCGTGGTCGTCCCGCGGCTCCCGCACATCGCCAACTACACCGACCTCGGCCCGCTCGAATCCCTCCCTGGCGTTCGGGTCGCCTACCGCGCGCTCGACGCGCCTCTCGACGACGCCGACGCGGTCGTCATCCCGGGCACGAAGAACTCCGTCGACGACCTGCTGGCGCTGCACGCACACGACTTCGGCGCTCGACTGGCTGTCTTCTCCGGCCCCGTCGTCGGCCTCTGCGGCGGCTACCAGCTCCTCGGCGAACGGCTCACGAACGCGGCGGTCGAGGGGACGGGCGACGACAGGGTGGTCGAGGGACTCGGCCTCCTCCCGGTCGAGACGCGCTTCTCCGATGAGAAACGGGTCGTCGAGACGAGTCTGCGGCTGGACGCCACCGAGGGGCCGCTGGCCGGCGTCAGCGACGTCGTCACGGGGTACGAAATCCACCAGGGCCGAACCCGGGCGACGGACGCGGTCGAGACTCCCTTCGCACCTCTCGACGGCGAGCCGACGGCGGCGCTCGGTGCCTCCCGGAGACGGGTGGTCGGCACGTATCTTCACGGTCTGTTCGAGAACCGCTCCGTGCGCGAGTCGTTCATAAATCCGCTCTTCGAAGCGAAGGGGAGCGAGTGGGTCGGTGAGGGTGACGCGGTCGGGACGGCGTACGACCGCGCGGCCCGACTCGTCTCGGGGATGAACGTCGACGCAGTGGTCGACGCGGTCGGTCTCGACGTCGCGGTCGACGACGCGGACCGAGGCCGCCGTCGCGGCTGA
- a CDS encoding transcriptional regulator, with the protein MTLDEQFSALADEYRRQLLVSLETKSTRPARLLSSTEAGSHGPEFEDLLLRHVHLPKLVAHGYIDWNEETWQVTRGPKFEELRPLLRVLLANWSTFSEVELGD; encoded by the coding sequence ATGACGTTAGACGAGCAGTTCAGCGCACTGGCTGACGAGTATCGGAGACAGCTTCTGGTTTCACTGGAGACGAAGTCGACGCGGCCTGCACGCCTTCTTTCATCGACCGAGGCCGGTTCTCACGGACCCGAGTTCGAGGACCTCCTTCTCCGTCACGTTCACCTCCCGAAGTTGGTCGCCCACGGCTACATCGACTGGAACGAGGAGACGTGGCAGGTGACACGCGGACCGAAGTTCGAAGAACTCCGGCCGTTACTCCGCGTGCTCCTGGCCAACTGGTCCACGTTCTCCGAGGTCGAACTGGGAGACTAG
- a CDS encoding helix-turn-helix domain-containing protein gives MSVITELRVAPDEFELGRLMNLSDHTTVVLERMVPLGQTPVPFFRVRDADRDTFEGTLQRHPSVETLTRLHRQDGETLYALEWIASRDRFFSAMTETGAQLVSATGTPDSWTFELRFPSHEALSRFHEYCEEADIPITVDRIYSPTTPGMGPWFGLTPEQRTTLVSAVRGGYYDIPRRMSTQDLADEFGISDQAITERLRRGIASLVEHTLLPTDTVEE, from the coding sequence ATGAGCGTCATCACCGAACTGCGGGTCGCCCCCGACGAGTTCGAACTGGGGCGGCTGATGAACCTAAGCGACCACACGACGGTCGTGCTCGAACGAATGGTGCCTCTGGGACAGACGCCCGTCCCGTTCTTCCGCGTTCGCGACGCGGACCGGGACACGTTCGAGGGGACCCTCCAGCGACACCCTTCGGTGGAGACTCTCACCAGACTCCACCGCCAGGACGGCGAGACGCTGTACGCGCTGGAGTGGATTGCCTCTCGGGACCGGTTCTTCAGTGCGATGACAGAGACCGGCGCACAGCTCGTGAGCGCCACCGGCACCCCCGACAGTTGGACGTTCGAACTCCGGTTTCCCTCCCACGAGGCGCTGTCGCGGTTCCACGAGTACTGTGAAGAAGCTGACATTCCCATCACGGTCGACCGCATTTACAGCCCCACCACACCGGGGATGGGACCGTGGTTCGGGCTCACCCCCGAACAGCGAACGACGCTCGTCAGCGCGGTCCGTGGGGGCTACTACGACATCCCCCGTCGGATGTCGACGCAGGACCTCGCCGACGAGTTCGGCATCTCCGACCAGGCGATCACCGAACGCCTCCGCCGCGGCATCGCCAGCCTCGTGGAGCACACGCTCTTGCCGACGGACACGGTCGAGGAGTGA